One Hordeum vulgare subsp. vulgare chromosome 4H, MorexV3_pseudomolecules_assembly, whole genome shotgun sequence DNA window includes the following coding sequences:
- the LOC123450985 gene encoding non-specific lipid-transfer protein EPAD1-like yields MERTHRLLLVAGLLAALLPAAAATFGPQPGAPCDPALLATQAALFCAPDMPTAQCCEPVVAAVDLGGGVPCLCRVAAEPQLVMAGLNASHLLKLYTSCGGLQDGARLAAACEGPAPPAAVVSSPPPPPPPSPAPRRKQAAHDAPPPQPSSEKPSSPPPQEHAGNAKAAPNQAATSPLAPAAATAPPPQGPHSAAPSSETAFIFAATAILAIYIIL; encoded by the exons ATGGAGAGAACACACCGCCTGCTGCTCGTCGCGGGGCTCCTCGCCGCGCTGCTCCCGGCGGCGGCCGCCACCTTCGGGCCGCAGCCGGGGGCGCCGTGCGACCCCGCGCTCCTGGCGACTCAGGCCGCGCTCTTCTGCGCCCCCGACATGCCCACCGCCCAGTGCTgcgagcccgtcgtcgccgccgtcgaccTCGGGGGCGGCGTCCCCTGCCTCTGCCGCGTCGCCGCCGAGCCGCAGCTCGTCATGGCCGGCCTCAACGCCAGCCACCTCCTCAAGCTCTACACCTCCTGCGGCGGTCTCCAGGACGGTgcccgcctcgccgccgcctgcgaaG GACCCGCACCCCCGGCCGCCGTCGTCAGCAGCCCACCACCACCCCCGCCACCATCGCCAGCACCTCGCCGCAAACAGGCAGCAC ACGACGCGCCTCCACCGCAGCCGTCGAGCGAGAAGCCATCGTCCCCGCCGCCCCAGGAGCATGCCGGCAACGCCAAGGCCGCACCCAACCAGGCGGCTACTTCCCCGCTCGCGCCCGCTGCCgccaccgccccgccgccccagGGGCCACACTCCGCCGCGCCGTCGTCCGAGACGGCCTTCATCTTCGCCGCCACGGCCATACTCGCCATCTACATCATCCTCTGA
- the LOC123450986 gene encoding non-specific lipid transfer protein GPI-anchored 15-like has protein sequence MARRSSTMSLWLAVLAAAWTASTAQQQQQPPAVPGQGVSAPSCPPVQASLSPCVSYFIGNSSSPSDACCGQMKAMFQSQAPCLCAAVAAVPSQLGSVVGQVLPNACNLPPNACSAVTGTSSSAPAGGATAPSAAATPTDAAAAAPADANPAGTPSGGGVKSVPGTVDSAAVGCKGTSAAVAVLAMAASFMAAYVF, from the exons ATGGCTCGACGCTCGTCCACGATGAGCCTGTGGCTCGCCGTGCTGGCCGCGGCATGGACGGCgtccacggcgcagcagcagcagcaaccgcCTGCCGTGCCGGGCCAGGGCGTGAGCGCGCCGAGCTGCCCGCCGGTGCAGGCCTCGCTGTCGCCGTGCGTGAGCTACTTCATCGGCAACTCCTCGTCGCCGTCCGACGCGTGCTGCGGCCAGATGAAGGCCATGTTCCAGTCGCAGGCGCCCTGCCTCTGCGCTGCCGTGGCCGCCGTGCCCTCCCAGCTCGGGTCCGTCGTCGGGCAGGTGCTCCCCAACGCCTGCAACCTGCCCCCCAACGCCTGCTCCG CTGTGACAGGGACCTCGAGCTCCGCTCCGGCGGGCGGCGCAACGGCGCCGTCGGCGGCGGCGACACCTactgatgctgctgctgctgcgccggCTGATGCGAACCCGGCTGGCACGCCTTCCGGTGGTGGGGTGAAGTCGGTTCCGGGGACGGTTGATTCGGCTGCCGTTGGGTGCAAGGGGacctccgccgccgtcgccgtcctggCCATGGCTGCCTCGTTCATGGCTGCTTATGTTTTCTGA
- the LOC123446977 gene encoding non-specific lipid transfer protein GPI-anchored 5-like, with amino-acid sequence MAGRMLGVVAVLVATATLCSAQTTTTVQPMMMPTCAPVPLSLSPCIGYLFGSGTAALPSCCSQLQAFFQSQGPCLCAMSKLAPSSFGLVLGQVQGMIPNVCNLPTDPCHDVAGASNSTDDSTPTTTKAAAAPEAAPPAAATPAEPEPATTTSTTPESAAAAEAPPAAAGDDSPAVTTATGQVAPQGAGASTDSQGISKLPELLHAAGAPSSAAATVLISVFLAYASAMFL; translated from the exons ATGGCGGGGCGCATGCTCGGGGTGGTTGCCGTCCTCGTCGCGACGGCGACCCTCTGCTCGGCACAGACGACAACGACGGTGCAGCCGATGATGATGCCGACGTGCGCGCCGGTGCCGCTCAGCCTGTCGCCGTGCATCGGCTACCTGTTCGGCTCCGGGACGGCGGCGCTGCCGTCGTGCTGCTCGCAGCTCCAGGCCTTCTTCCAGTCCCAGGGGCCCTGCCTGTGCGCCATGTCCAAGCTCGCGCCCAGCTCCTTCGGCCTCGTCCTCGGCCAGGTCCAGGGCATGATCCCCAACGTGTGCAACCTGCCCACCGACCCATGCCATG atgTCGCCGGGGCGAGCAATTCGACCGACGACTCGACGCCGACAACCACAAAGGCCGCCGCGGCTCCAGAAGCGGCACCTCCGGCAGCGGCCACTCCTGCCGAGCCTGAGCCTGCAACCACGACATCGACGACCCCGGAGAGTGCTGCTGCGGCTGAAGCTCCGCCGGCAGCAGCAGGTGACGATTCTCCGGCTGTTACCACGGCCACAGGGCAGGTTGCTCCCCAAGGCGCAGGAGCCAGCACCGATTCACAGGGAATATCAAAGCTCCCAGAACTGCTGCACGCAGCAGGGGCGCCGAGCTCTGCCGCAGCCACCgtgctcatcagtgtgttccttgcCTATGCTTCGGCCATGTTTCTGTAA
- the LOC123446975 gene encoding protein CDC73 homolog isoform X2, whose protein sequence is MDPLAVLRDYAARGDLDKIIFNGDDVQFGDDYTFPANAPTAFASKQSGRPYPLSAAVFLAQHNDLKHTDFLQAARLRRIPPVSLPDRKTFLDFLQFGDTSLPSETLLPSSLPHDAHHHHPPPPPPGDADDDPDADDASTAHVRALERPLKDRNAVLDARGRDFLAAYHAALRREEDRVRNKDSAPSSAAGRHEPSAAAAAALANPKADKSFGDGFVPIILVPSASQTLITIYNVKDFLEDFVFVPSDEKMRAMKGSPKPECVTVQKKHVRGAGGPAAFEVRDKPASLKADDWARVVAVFVLGKEWQFKDWPFKDHVDIFNKVIGFYVRFEDDSVDSAKVVKQWNVKIISISKNKRHQDRPAALEVWDRLDEFVRART, encoded by the exons ATGGATCCCCTCGCCGTGCTCCGGGACTACGCCGCCCGCGGCGACCTGGACAAGATCATCTTCAACGGCGACGACGTACAGTTCGGCGACGACTACACCTTCCCGGCGAACGCCCCCACCGCCTTCGCATCCAAGCAGTCGGGTCGGCCCTACCCGCTCTCCGCCGCCGTCTTCCTCGCCCAGCACAACGACCTCAAGCACACCGACTTCCTCCAGGCCGCCCGCCTCCGCCGGATCCCGCCCGTCTCCCTCCCGGACCGCAAGACCTTCCTCGACTTCCTCCAGTTCGGGGACACCTCGCTCCCCTCCGagaccctcctcccctcctccctcccccacgacgcccaccaccaccacccgccgccgccgccgcccggggACGCGGACGACGACCCCGACGCCGACGACGCCTCCACCGCCCACGTCCGCGCCCTCGAGCGGCCCCTCAAGGACCGCAACGCCGTCCTCGACGCCCGCGGCCGCGACTTCCTCGCCGCCTACCACGCCGCGCTGCGCCGGGAGGAGGACCGCGTGCGCAACAAGGACAGCGCGCCCTCCTCCGCGGCCGGCCGgcacgagccctccgccgcggccgcCGCTGCCCTCGCCAACCCCAAGGCCGACAAGTCCTTCGGCGACGGCTTCGTGCCCATCATTCTGGTGCCCAGCGCGTCGCAGACGCTCATTACAATCTACAACGTGAAGGACTTCCTGGAGGACTTCGTGTTCGTGCCCAGCGACGAGAAGATGCGGGCGATGAAGGGCAGCCCCAAGCCGGAGTGCGTGACCGTGCAGAAGAAGCACGTCCGCGGGGCTGGGGGTCCCGCGGCCTTCGAGGTGAGGGACAAGCCGGCTTCGCTCAAGGCCGACGATTGGGCGCGGGTGGTGGCCGTGTTTGTGCTCGGAAAGGAGTGGCAATTCAAGGACTGGCCCTTCAAGGATCATGTGGACATCTTCAACAAAG TTATTGGTTTCTATGTACGCTTTGAAGATGATAGTGTGGATTCAGCAAAAGTGGTCAAGCAGTGGAATGTCAAAATCATATCT ATAAGCAAGAATAAAAGGCATCAAGACAGACCAGCTGCTCTTGAGGTGTGGGACCGGTTGGATGAATTTGTGCGGGCACGCACATAG
- the LOC123446975 gene encoding protein CDC73 homolog isoform X1 — protein sequence MDPLAVLRDYAARGDLDKIIFNGDDVQFGDDYTFPANAPTAFASKQSGRPYPLSAAVFLAQHNDLKHTDFLQAARLRRIPPVSLPDRKTFLDFLQFGDTSLPSETLLPSSLPHDAHHHHPPPPPPGDADDDPDADDASTAHVRALERPLKDRNAVLDARGRDFLAAYHAALRREEDRVRNKDSAPSSAAGRHEPSAAAAAALANPKADKSFGDGFVPIILVPSASQTLITIYNVKDFLEDFVFVPSDEKMRAMKGSPKPECVTVQKKHVRGAGGPAAFEVRDKPASLKADDWARVVAVFVLGKEWQFKDWPFKDHVDIFNKVIGFYVRFEDDSVDSAKVVKQWNVKIISVSGRNLSYSFGYCKQILFCSQLQLLYCVTELWRR from the exons ATGGATCCCCTCGCCGTGCTCCGGGACTACGCCGCCCGCGGCGACCTGGACAAGATCATCTTCAACGGCGACGACGTACAGTTCGGCGACGACTACACCTTCCCGGCGAACGCCCCCACCGCCTTCGCATCCAAGCAGTCGGGTCGGCCCTACCCGCTCTCCGCCGCCGTCTTCCTCGCCCAGCACAACGACCTCAAGCACACCGACTTCCTCCAGGCCGCCCGCCTCCGCCGGATCCCGCCCGTCTCCCTCCCGGACCGCAAGACCTTCCTCGACTTCCTCCAGTTCGGGGACACCTCGCTCCCCTCCGagaccctcctcccctcctccctcccccacgacgcccaccaccaccacccgccgccgccgccgcccggggACGCGGACGACGACCCCGACGCCGACGACGCCTCCACCGCCCACGTCCGCGCCCTCGAGCGGCCCCTCAAGGACCGCAACGCCGTCCTCGACGCCCGCGGCCGCGACTTCCTCGCCGCCTACCACGCCGCGCTGCGCCGGGAGGAGGACCGCGTGCGCAACAAGGACAGCGCGCCCTCCTCCGCGGCCGGCCGgcacgagccctccgccgcggccgcCGCTGCCCTCGCCAACCCCAAGGCCGACAAGTCCTTCGGCGACGGCTTCGTGCCCATCATTCTGGTGCCCAGCGCGTCGCAGACGCTCATTACAATCTACAACGTGAAGGACTTCCTGGAGGACTTCGTGTTCGTGCCCAGCGACGAGAAGATGCGGGCGATGAAGGGCAGCCCCAAGCCGGAGTGCGTGACCGTGCAGAAGAAGCACGTCCGCGGGGCTGGGGGTCCCGCGGCCTTCGAGGTGAGGGACAAGCCGGCTTCGCTCAAGGCCGACGATTGGGCGCGGGTGGTGGCCGTGTTTGTGCTCGGAAAGGAGTGGCAATTCAAGGACTGGCCCTTCAAGGATCATGTGGACATCTTCAACAAAG TTATTGGTTTCTATGTACGCTTTGAAGATGATAGTGTGGATTCAGCAAAAGTGGTCAAGCAGTGGAATGTCAAAATCATATCTGTGAGTGGGAGGAATTTGTCGTATTCTTTTGGTTATTGTaaacaaattctattttgctCCCAGTTACAGCTGCTTTATTGTGTTACGGAATTATGGCGCAGATAA